From Listeria innocua:
TAAAACAATTAAACATATGGGGCGTTGCTCTCTTTCGTTTTATTGAATACTTAGTTATTTACAGTATTCTTTTAAGCATGCTTGTCCCAATGTTTAAATTAGTTAGAAATATTAAATTAAAAAAGGAGAGTTAATATGAGGGCTTATACCGACAAGGAAGAATTAATTGCAGAAATCAAACAACGCTACCAAAAATATATCGCTGAATTTGAGAACATTCCTGAAGACTTGAGGAATAGACGAACTGACGAAGTCAATAAAACGCCCTCTGAAAACCTATCTTATCAGTTAGGGTGGTTATCCTTATTGTTAGGCTGGGAAGAGAAAGAGAAGGCAGGAATTGAAGTTCAAACGCCAGCAGAAGGCTATAAATGGAATAACTTAGGTGGGCTTTACCAATCGTTTTATGATACTTATGGAGAAGAAACCTTAGATGAACAAATTCAACAGTTGGATAAAAAAGTGATTGACTTATGCGCTTGGATAGAAACATTGAGCGATAAAGAGTTGTTTGAACCTGAACAACGAAAATGGGCAACTACAAAAGCAAAATGGCCTTTGTATAAGTGGATTCATATTAATAGCGTAGCACCATTTACAAATTTCCGAACCAAAATACGTAAGTGGAAGAAGATTTTCTTATGAAATACGGCTATGCACGAGTAAGTACCCTAGACCAAAAATTGGAAAATCAAATCGAGCAACTAACCAACGCAGGTGCAGAAACGATTGTGCAAGAGAAACTCACAGGAACAACCAAACAACGTCCTGAATTTCAAGGCTTACTGACACGATTAGATGCAGGCGATACCTTGATTGTCACCAAACTTGACCGTTTCGCACGGAACACTAAAGAAGCCCTTGAAATCATTCAAGAGCTGTTTCAACAAAACGTCAGTATTCATATCCTAAACATTGGCTTGATTGATAATACTGCCACAGGACAATTGATTTTTACGATTTTTTCTGCCTTTGCGCAATTTGAACGAGAGCTAATACTCGAACGCACCCAAGAGGGGAAGCGCTATGCGAAAGCCCACGACCCTAAGTTTCGAGAAGGACGCCCAAAGAAATATACAAAGGAGCAGTTGCAACTGGCGTATGAGTTAAAACAGCAAGGCTTAACTTACAAGATGATTGAACGAAAAACAGGAATCAGTATTAGTACCCAACAACGAGCTTTCAAGCAGATGACGAAATAAGGCTGTTTGAGAGCTTTTTTTGTTTGCGACTATTTCTACCAATTTCACTCTAAAATCGCTTAGAATCTAAAATATGAGATTCTCGGACTATTTCAATCCGCCTTTAGGTTGTTAGGGTGCAACCCTGACCGAACAGTGCCGACTGTTCGCTTAACAAACAAGACAGATTGTATCCACTCGCTAATGGATTGACGTCTAGTAAAGTTTTACAGACTACCACAATCTGTCCTTGCGGAGCGGTTTTGACCTTTTCTTTTGACTTTGATTTTAAGATTTTAGAACGGAGTGAAAAAAGGCGAAGCCTATTTATATTTATCTTATATATTTTAATCTTTTGTTCTTTTGTGTGGTTTAAAAGTCAATGTTTTCAAGAATTTACAGATTTATAGCGGTAGAAAAAACTGTGTATAGCGGTAGAAAAAACTGTGTATAGCGGTAGAAAATTATTTTATTATTACCGCTATTGTGATATAATAAAAAGCATAGAGAAATTTCACGACTAAATGACTTTCTCTATGCTACTCTCAAACACGCAAAGGAGCGTATTTATATTATGATTATACCAGAAAAGAACAAAAATCAAAAGCAGGTGTTGACCTTGAATGAACTGTCAAAAAGAAAAGTAGTGGAGCATAATAGCTTAATTACGTCTATTGCTAAAATGGATAAAACACCTCTCAAAATGTTTGAATTAGCGGTTTCTTGTATCAATACCGAAGAACCACCGAAGGACAATACCGTTTATCTCTCAAAGAGAGACCTTTTCGCTTTCTTTAAAGTATCCGATAATGACAAGCATCGTCGGTTTAAAGAAGCGGTTGAGAAAATGCAAAAACAAGCCTTTTTTCAAATCAAAGAAGAACAAGGCAAGGGTTTTAAATTTAAAAGCATTGTGCCTATCCCTTACGTGGAATGGACAGATTATCATGATGAAGTAAAAATTGAATTTCATCGTGAAATTATGCCTTACTTAATCAATCTTAAAAAGAATTTTACGCAACACGCTTTATCAGATATAGCCGAACTCAATAGCAAGTATTCAATTATTCTTTACCGTTGGTTATCTATGCAATACAACCAATACGAGCATTATAGCGTTAAAGGTGGACGGAGAGCGGAGCAAGTGGAAGCCTACCGCAACCCCTCAATCACAGTAAAAGAGTTGCGGACAATTACCGATACTGTAAATGAATATAAAGATATGAATAATTTCACTAAGTTTGTTTTAGATAAACCTTTGAAAGAGATTAACACCCATACGACTTTTAACGTGTCCTATGACAAAATAAAAAAAGGGCGTTCGATTGATAGCATAGTCTTTCATATCGAGAAGAAACGTTGTGCTGACGATAATAGTTACAAGTTGGGAGATAAAGACTATCAAGCCGATAAAAAGCAAAAATCAAGAAATGAAGCGGACTTACTAAAACAGGCAATGGAAAGTAAATATACAAGACTTTTATCTGAAAATTTCTTAATTGGCATGAATGATATTATGGATACAGCCACAATGGTAGGCTTACAGAAGAATGTTTATCCGCTTTATGACGAACTGAAAGAATTAAGAGGGCTAAATGGTGTCAAAGACCACTTGTCTTATGTTGCCAGCAAACAAGAAGCCTATTCTAAACGTAATGTAGCGAAATATCTTAAAAAAGCCATTGAACAATACCTGCCAACGGTAAAACGACAAAATTTATAAGGAGAAAAATATGTGGAAGAATAACTTAAAGTTTAATAAAGATTTTTATATAGAAATATCTTTTTGGGTAGCAATCGTATTTGCTAGTCTTTATTTTGATAAAAGTTTTGAGCAAAAAACTATATTGAACAATATAGTTTGGATATTGGCAGTTATTTTATTATTATTTGATGCTTTTACAATTGGTGTGCCTAAAAAGATACAAGGTAAAAACAATGAGTGAAGAATTAAAAACGATTAAAGAGTTGGCGGATGAGTTAGGTGTTTCCAAACAAGCTATTCAATATCATATAAAATCATTGACAAACAAAAACCGACAAACAAACGACAAAGGTGTAACGGTTTTGTCTGCGATAGAACAAGAATTTATAAGGGGTAAAGTAGACAAACAGACAAACAAAAACAAGACAAATGAACCGACAAAAAAGCGACAAACAGACAAACGAAAAGAACCGAATATTAATCAATATTTGTTAAATGAAATTGAAGAAGTTAAGAAAAATAGGGATAAACAATTAGCAGTTAAAGATAAACAAATAGAAAATAAAGACATTCAAATTGCACAAATGCAAAATCTGCTAGACCAGCAACAACGCCTAGCCTTACAAGATAAAAAGTTGCTAGAAGAATACAAGGCGGAGAACGACAATCTCAAAGCTCTTAACATGCCCTCACAGGACACGAAAGAGGTACAAAATGAAGTAGAAGAGGCAACAGAACCTCTTAGAAAGTGGTGGCAGATATGGAAATAATCAAAACTGTAAAGGATAGATCCCCCATATTACTTGGGCTTGTGATTGCTTTAATGGTTTCTGTTGTTTTAATCATTGCAGGTTTTAAAGTGAAGAGTCAAAGCCTAATTACTAGTGTATTATTATGGATAATTGGTGTGGTGGGAATACTAATTTGTTTATATCTTATTCTGTTCTCAATCTTTTTTGGCATGAATTGGTAATAGGAGTAATCACTAATGTTCATAAGGTGTAAAAAAGCTTTGACAAATTTTTTTTATTTTTATTTCAAAAGACATTAGGCTGAATGAATTCAATCTTCTTGATATGCTAGATTCATGAAAGGAGACATTATGGAGATAGGTAAACGGATAAGAGAGTATCGAAAAATTTATAATCTTTCCCAAGAACAATTGGCGGACAAGATTTTTGTTTCACGTCAAACCGTATCTAATTGGGAAAACGACAAAACATATCCAGACATACAAATCATTGTTTCGTTGTCTATTCTATTTAATGTTTCTTTAGATGAATTAATTCGAGAAGATTTGGAGGAAATGAAGATGAAGATTAGTAATAACAAAGCTAATAAACGAGCTGATATTTATTCTTTAATAATGATTTGTTCAACAATATTAGCCAGTCTATCCATTGGCTTAGTAGTAGCGTTACCAGAATCAAAGTTGATATGGATAGTTCCAATTATTTTATTTCTACCTGCGGTATGGAGTTCTTTTGTTTTAGAGAAATTCAAAAGGAATAATGACTTGAAAACTTATAAGGAGATTTTAGCATTTTCACAAAATAAAGATGTAGAAATGTTAAGAGAAAGAAGAAACCATAGAAAAATACGAATTGAAAAAGGGATTATTGTTTTAGGGTATGCTGGTTTTACACTCTTTATTTGTTTAATAGCTATATCTATTGCAAACTTATTTAAATAAATAGAAAGCTGTTGTAATGGGCTAAAAATCGACTATTAAAGGGTGGAAAATTCCGCTCTTTTTTATACTTCACTATATTGCTTTACAAGTTACAATAATTTCGGTATCATGTAAAACATAATACCTCTGGAGGAATTATTAAAATGACAAATAAAATTGATTCTCAAATGCTAAAAGGAATACTTTATGGTTGTATTTTACTTCTTCTTTCGAAAAAAGAGATGTATGGATACATGATAAGCGAAGAGCTAGATATTTATGGATTTAAAAATATATCTAAAGGCACAATATACCCATTATTGTTATCTTTAGAAAAAAAGGGGCTAATAATAGGTGACTTAAAACCATCAATATACGGGCCCAGAAGAAAATATTACTCATTAACAGAAAAAGGAATCAAAGAAAAGCAAGAATTTTTTAAAGAGTGGAATCAGCTAAACAGCTGTCTTACAAATTTAATTAAAGGGGTTGATGAATATGAAAACTAATAAGATTATTGAACGTAATGCTGAACTTCAAGAGCACCTAACAAAAGAAAATAAAAAATATTATGGCAATCTTTTAGTTTACATTAGAGTAATGTCTCTTATAAGAGATGAAAAAAAGTCTGAAGAAATGTTATTAGAAATTTTAGAAGATATATTGGAAGGACAGGAACACGGACAATCCGCAGAATATTATTTAGGCAAAAATCCTAAACAAGTAGCTGACAATATTATTAAAGAATTGCCTATAAACGTGATAGATACAATAAAAATTATTATTAGTTCGTTAGGGATAGTATGTTTAATGAAACTTATACCCATTTTAGCCTCATTTGAAGAATATATTGATATTGGTAATTTCTTAATCTCAGGTGTTTATCTGGTATTTCTTGTTATCGCCTTATTATTATTTATGGGATATTGTTTATATAGATATGAATCTAAGATTATGAATATAATATTGTCACTATTCTTTGGAGTAGGACTTGTTGTCTTCTTTTTACTATCATTCCAACTAAACACAGGATTACAAGTAAGATTATCAAATAATTTAGGGATATTTCTTATATTGTTAGCTCTTTTAATCATTTCCTATCTTTTTAATAAAACGAATGAAAAACAAATATGGATTCCGTTTATACCTCCTATAGTAATCTCTGCAATAGCTGGTATTATTATACGTATAAATTTCTTTAGAACAATTATAAACACTTCTGACGGAAGGATAGGTTTAGCTATTGTATTAATAATAGGATTACTGCTACAGTACTTGTTGATGTGGTTTATATATAGAAAATTAAAGAAAAACGATTAAAAGCAAAAGCCCATTGGAGTACACTCTACTGGGCTTTTTTGTTTTTCTGATATAATAAGATTTGTAAAGGCTCATTAGACTTTGCCAAAATAGGGAGTGTGATTTATGAGTAAAATTGGATATGCACGAGTTAGCAGTAAAGAACAAAACTTAGATAGACAATTAGAAGCGTTACAGGGCGTTTCTAAGGTCTTTTCAGATAAAGCAAGCGGACAATCGGTCGAACGTCCACAAATACAAGCCATGCTAGACTATCTACGTGAGGGAGATATTGTCATTGTAACGGAGACCGTTTAGGGCGGAACAATAAAGACCTTACAGAGATTATGAACGCCATTCAACAAAAAGGAGCTACGCTGGAAGTCTTAAACTTACCCTCAATGAATGGGATTGAAGACGAAAATTTGAGGCAACTAATTAATAATTTAGTCGTTGAGTTATACAAATATCAAGCGGAAAGTGAAAGGAAAAGAATTAAGGAACGGCAAGCCCAAGGGATTGAGTTAGCAAAGAAAAAAGGACGATTTACTGGAAGAAAAAGTACCTATCAAAAAGACGACCCTTTACTACAAAGAGCGTTTAATCTATATCAATCAAAAGAATATACCTTAAAAGAAATTGAACATCATACAAAAATCCCAGTAAGTACACTAAAACGATATTTAGCAAAGTATGGTATTAAAAGGAAATAAAAAAATATCCCTAACTGAAAGAGAATACGATACCGCAAAAAACATTTTAAAAGATTTTCCAAATAAAGACCTAGAAAAACAAGTCAAAGAATCTGAAACAGAAAATCAAAAGAATCAACTAGAAGCTAAATTAAATGATTTGAAAAAATCAGTATCAGATAGCCAAAAACAACTAGACGGAAAAAATAAACAAATTTCTGACTTACAAAAACAGCTTGATGATATTAACAAGGGCAATGATAAAGACAAAGGTAAACACAGCAGGTTATATCCTCTTGAATATCCTAGCGTTGGTGTGGTTGGTTAAAAAATTGGTTCTGTTGCAAAGTTTCCGATAAGCTCATTTTGAGGTAAAATAATTGAAAAAGATAGCTTGGAGGAATGAAGATGACTCAGTTCAAAGGAAAACAATTTCAAAAAGACGTGATTATCGTAGCCGTCGGCTACTATCTTCGGTACAACCTGAGTTATCGTGAAGTGCAGGAAATTCTGTATGACCGAGGAATTCACGTTTGTCACACCACAATTTACCGTTGGGTGCAAGAATACGGAAAGATTCTTTATCAAATTTGGAAAAAGAAAAACAAACAGTCCTTTTATTCATGGAAAATGGACGAGACTTATATCAAAATTAAAGGAAAGTGGCATTATTTATATCGCGCTATCGATGTAGATGGCTTAACCTTAGATATCTGGTTACGGAAAAAGCGCGACACACAGGCTGCGTATGCTTTTCTAAAACGACTGAAGAACCAGTTTGGAGAACCAAAGGTTCTAGTAACGGATAAAGCACCCTCTATTAAGAGTGCCTTCAGAAAGCTTCAGAAAAATGGACTGTATATAACAACAGAACATCGAACAATCAAGTATCTGAATAATCTGATTGAACAAGATCATCGTCCAGTAAAGAGACGCAATAAATTCTATCGAAGTTTACGCACTGCCTCTACCACGATTAAAGGCATGGAAGCCATTCGAGGATTATATAAGAAAACCCGAAAAGAAGGCACTCTCTTCGGCTTTTCGGTGTCTACTGAAATCAAGGTATTATTGGGAATCCCAGCTTAAATCATAGATACCGTAAGGGATTTTATTCTTTATTTAAAACTTTGCAACAGAACCTAAATGAGGACTTTGATACGAATCAATTCTTTTCAGATTTGAATATTCGAGGAAAACATGCCGATTTTGATTTAGAGAGTAATCGTATAGCAATATAAAAGATTCCCCTTCCTTTTTGTACACATATGTGTTACAATTTATTTAAGATAAATGTTCATGTATAGAAAGGAGTGTCAATCAATGACTACCATTACATTTCGAGTATCTGAACAAGAAAAGGCGTTTATTCAAGAAATGGCTAAGTTTAATGGTATATCTATTTCTGAACTCAGTCGCAAACAGATTATAGAAGGTTTAGAAGATCAAATTGATTTACAATCGTATGAGCGTGCTATAAAGGCGCATCAGGTGAAAGATGAAAGTATTTCTTTTGATGAAATGAAAAAGGAACTTGATTTATGAGTAAACATTTTCATGTGAGATTTGAAAAAGATGCTCAAAAAGTATTAAAAAAGATGGATCGATTTCAAGCGAAATTGATTTTATCTTGGATTGAAAAGCATATCGAAGGATCAGATAATCCACGTCAACATGGTAAAAGCTTAGTTGGCAATCGTGTAGGACAGTGGAGATATAGAGTAGGAGATTATCGCTTAATTGCAGAGATTCAAGATAATGAAGTGATAGTGTTAATTTTGAACATCGGACACAGGAGAGATATTTACGATAAGTAAAAAAGAGAGGTGAAAAATAATATGGCGATATTTTTTATAATCATTATTTTTGGATTTCTGGCAATAATTGCTTTTGGAGCGATTAAATTAATGTTTAAATTAATTGGTTTTATTATTGATCAAACTTTGGGATTTATTTTCGTAAAAAGAGATCAACACAGACTTAAAAATATGGGCATTACTGAAAAGGCATCTAAATAGATGTCTTTTTTTTATGCCTGAGGGAGTGAACATATGAATGATGATGAAATTTTAAAAATTCTATTAAAATTTGCTGACTTTTTTAGCATAAATTCATTTGCAAAAGATGTTTTCCGCGACATATTTATTTGGTTAATCAAAGGATTAGTCACTATAAATGGCGTAATGGAAAATGTCTTTTTTTATTCGGTTAAATTGATTAGTTGGCCAACAACAAAAGCAATGGAAACACTTATTAACGATCCCAAAAAAGGGTTAGTTATTATTGCTGTAACACTTATGGGTCTAACTTTAATGTTCATTGGTGGGAAGATTATCTTAGGTGACCGAATGTCTCCTCAGGAATTCACAAGAAATTTCATTATGGTTACATTAGTTCTTATTGGACTAACGGGTTTTATGGGTAGTTTGGAAAAGTTAACTTTTGCAGGTGTAGATGTGGGTAAAAATGCATTTAGTTCAGAAGAAAATAGTAAGATAAGCTATCAAATTGTAAAAGATAACATAACAGATTTGAAAGCACTAGATGCAGATGGGTGGAAAACAACAATCCCTAAAAAAGCGAATTATTTAAATGAAGATAGTTGGAAAACAGTTAACTTTAATGAAGTAATTGATGAACAATTTAAACATGCAGAAGGATTAGCTAAAAAGAGAGTAGATCAAGATGATAGTGGCCAGAACATAGTAGAAGACTTAGATAGCAGTTTTTGGATGCCATCAACAGATGACTATTATTATCGCTATCATGTTGGATTTACGGCTATCATTATACAAGAGATATTTATCCTTTTAGTTTTTGCATTTTCCACGTTAATAATTGTTGAGACATCTTTTGAATTAGGCGTAAAAGGTGTAATCGGCCCTTTTATTGCAGCATCTGATATGGCAACTGGACAAAGAATTAAAAATCTCTTAATAGATTTGATAGGAGCTTACGTTAAAATTGTTGTATTAGTTTTTATCATTCAACTTTATAGACTATTTATGAACTGGACACAAAGTATACATTTTTCAGACTCTCTCGTAGAAACAACTGTATTAAAGTGTTTGATTGTTGTAGGGGCATTTTTTGCAGTATTAAAAGGGTCTAGTTCAGTACAACGCTTGTTAGGTATTGATGTTTCACAAAGCTTTGGACAACAAGCATTAATGGGCACTATGGCTGGCGCGCAAATTATGAAGGGCGCTGGTGGTTTAGCTAGTGGGTTAACAAAAGGAACGGCTAAACAATTTGGAAAGAATGGTTTTATTGGAAAACGAGCACAATCTTTATCTAATAAAAGGCAAGAAAAAGCTAAAAAACAAGCACTTACTGAAACATTAGGTGGCAAAGAAAACTATAAAGAAAAAATGAATTCTAGAAGACAAGCACAACGTGAAGGGTTTAATGAAGCTCAACAAGTTTTAGCTAAAGAACAAGCAATGAAACAACAACAATCCACAGGTGCAAATTCAAATAATGCAGGGAGTAATAAAAATAATTCGGGTTCTAGTAACAAAAATACATTATCCTCTAATAGTATAGATAATAAAGGTAACAATCCAACAAGTCCCGGTAATAAAGGAACGAACAGTACAACTCCTACAAATTCACAACGGAAAGACAATCATGTAAATGATGCCAACACAAAAAAAGGTTCAAATGCAGTGAACAGATTAAATCAACAAAAAGCTAATAAGTCTGATTCGAGTAAGCAAAATGTCCCTTTAGGTAAACAATATTCAAAGTATACTTCTAATTCTTCAAACGATACCACAAAATCAAACTTAAACAAAACAGAGTCGCAAGGCCAAAAGCAATACTCTACTAAAGTAAATAGAGATAGCCCAAAGAACGCTAAACCAGCTAGCAAAATGGTACCGAAAAAGCCTCAAAAAACACAAGTAAATGCAAAAAGTAGTATTAAAGGAAAGGAAACGAAACCTACAAATTAATAAAGGAGGGTTCAAATGTATCAAATTCCTAAATCAACAAGAACGGAAGTTAAATTATTTTTAGGATTGTTCTTCATTGATATTGCCGTCATAGGCATTGGAGTGTTTTTTGGCATACAAACGATGGGATATGTGGCCGGTTTGTGGAGAGTTATATATATTTTTGCTCTTGCCGGTCTTAGTATATTTTTAATTGTTCGTTTTAACGGTCATCGGATGTATCGTGTTATTTTTCAAGCGATTAAGAAAGACTCTAAAAAATATTACTCTGTGATGGGAGAAGATTGATATGGCTAAAAGTAATGTAAGAAAGACAGTTATTGATGCATTGCCAATTGCTAACATGGATAATAATGTTATTTTGCAATTTAAAAACGGCTTGTTTTATACAATATTATTGCTAAGAAGTACTGATATAAATGCGTTGAATGAAGATGAATCAATTAAAGCAATAGGACAAT
This genomic window contains:
- a CDS encoding ClbS/DfsB family four-helix bundle protein: MRAYTDKEELIAEIKQRYQKYIAEFENIPEDLRNRRTDEVNKTPSENLSYQLGWLSLLLGWEEKEKAGIEVQTPAEGYKWNNLGGLYQSFYDTYGEETLDEQIQQLDKKVIDLCAWIETLSDKELFEPEQRKWATTKAKWPLYKWIHINSVAPFTNFRTKIRKWKKIFL
- a CDS encoding recombinase family protein; the encoded protein is MKYGYARVSTLDQKLENQIEQLTNAGAETIVQEKLTGTTKQRPEFQGLLTRLDAGDTLIVTKLDRFARNTKEALEIIQELFQQNVSIHILNIGLIDNTATGQLIFTIFSAFAQFERELILERTQEGKRYAKAHDPKFREGRPKKYTKEQLQLAYELKQQGLTYKMIERKTGISISTQQRAFKQMTK
- a CDS encoding RepB family plasmid replication initiator protein — encoded protein: MMIIPEKNKNQKQVLTLNELSKRKVVEHNSLITSIAKMDKTPLKMFELAVSCINTEEPPKDNTVYLSKRDLFAFFKVSDNDKHRRFKEAVEKMQKQAFFQIKEEQGKGFKFKSIVPIPYVEWTDYHDEVKIEFHREIMPYLINLKKNFTQHALSDIAELNSKYSIILYRWLSMQYNQYEHYSVKGGRRAEQVEAYRNPSITVKELRTITDTVNEYKDMNNFTKFVLDKPLKEINTHTTFNVSYDKIKKGRSIDSIVFHIEKKRCADDNSYKLGDKDYQADKKQKSRNEADLLKQAMESKYTRLLSENFLIGMNDIMDTATMVGLQKNVYPLYDELKELRGLNGVKDHLSYVASKQEAYSKRNVAKYLKKAIEQYLPTVKRQNL
- a CDS encoding HTH domain-containing protein, with amino-acid sequence MSEELKTIKELADELGVSKQAIQYHIKSLTNKNRQTNDKGVTVLSAIEQEFIRGKVDKQTNKNKTNEPTKKRQTDKRKEPNINQYLLNEIEEVKKNRDKQLAVKDKQIENKDIQIAQMQNLLDQQQRLALQDKKLLEEYKAENDNLKALNMPSQDTKEVQNEVEEATEPLRKWWQIWK
- a CDS encoding helix-turn-helix domain-containing protein, which encodes MEIGKRIREYRKIYNLSQEQLADKIFVSRQTVSNWENDKTYPDIQIIVSLSILFNVSLDELIREDLEEMKMKISNNKANKRADIYSLIMICSTILASLSIGLVVALPESKLIWIVPIILFLPAVWSSFVLEKFKRNNDLKTYKEILAFSQNKDVEMLRERRNHRKIRIEKGIIVLGYAGFTLFICLIAISIANLFK
- a CDS encoding PadR family transcriptional regulator codes for the protein MTNKIDSQMLKGILYGCILLLLSKKEMYGYMISEELDIYGFKNISKGTIYPLLLSLEKKGLIIGDLKPSIYGPRRKYYSLTEKGIKEKQEFFKEWNQLNSCLTNLIKGVDEYEN
- a CDS encoding IS6 family transposase; translation: MTQFKGKQFQKDVIIVAVGYYLRYNLSYREVQEILYDRGIHVCHTTIYRWVQEYGKILYQIWKKKNKQSFYSWKMDETYIKIKGKWHYLYRAIDVDGLTLDIWLRKKRDTQAAYAFLKRLKNQFGEPKVLVTDKAPSIKSAFRKLQKNGLYITTEHRTIKYLNNLIEQDHRPVKRRNKFYRSLRTASTTIKGMEAIRGLYKKTRKEGTLFGFSVSTEIKVLLGIPA
- the relB gene encoding type II toxin-antitoxin system RelB family antitoxin, which produces MTTITFRVSEQEKAFIQEMAKFNGISISELSRKQIIEGLEDQIDLQSYERAIKAHQVKDESISFDEMKKELDL
- a CDS encoding type II toxin-antitoxin system RelE family toxin, with amino-acid sequence MSKHFHVRFEKDAQKVLKKMDRFQAKLILSWIEKHIEGSDNPRQHGKSLVGNRVGQWRYRVGDYRLIAEIQDNEVIVLILNIGHRRDIYDK
- a CDS encoding pLS20_p028 family conjugation system transmembrane protein; amino-acid sequence: MNDDEILKILLKFADFFSINSFAKDVFRDIFIWLIKGLVTINGVMENVFFYSVKLISWPTTKAMETLINDPKKGLVIIAVTLMGLTLMFIGGKIILGDRMSPQEFTRNFIMVTLVLIGLTGFMGSLEKLTFAGVDVGKNAFSSEENSKISYQIVKDNITDLKALDADGWKTTIPKKANYLNEDSWKTVNFNEVIDEQFKHAEGLAKKRVDQDDSGQNIVEDLDSSFWMPSTDDYYYRYHVGFTAIIIQEIFILLVFAFSTLIIVETSFELGVKGVIGPFIAASDMATGQRIKNLLIDLIGAYVKIVVLVFIIQLYRLFMNWTQSIHFSDSLVETTVLKCLIVVGAFFAVLKGSSSVQRLLGIDVSQSFGQQALMGTMAGAQIMKGAGGLASGLTKGTAKQFGKNGFIGKRAQSLSNKRQEKAKKQALTETLGGKENYKEKMNSRRQAQREGFNEAQQVLAKEQAMKQQQSTGANSNNAGSNKNNSGSSNKNTLSSNSIDNKGNNPTSPGNKGTNSTTPTNSQRKDNHVNDANTKKGSNAVNRLNQQKANKSDSSKQNVPLGKQYSKYTSNSSNDTTKSNLNKTESQGQKQYSTKVNRDSPKNAKPASKMVPKKPQKTQVNAKSSIKGKETKPTN
- a CDS encoding DUF5592 family protein, with the translated sequence MYQIPKSTRTEVKLFLGLFFIDIAVIGIGVFFGIQTMGYVAGLWRVIYIFALAGLSIFLIVRFNGHRMYRVIFQAIKKDSKKYYSVMGED